DNA sequence from the Oculatellaceae cyanobacterium genome:
ATGTGGGAGCTACTGTTGTTTCGTGGTCTAATGAGCTATACTGATATTATTGCACAAGTTGAACAGGTTGACCAACTTAATCAACAAAGTTATCATAACTACTGGGAATGGGAAAGTGAGTCCAACTTTTGGCAAGATTATCCGTCAAGCCCGAAAGGGTAAAGAATTGAGTCAGCGTGAGTTGGCAAAGTTAGTAGGAGTGGATTATACCTATCTATCTAAACTAGAGAATGATCATGCTGGGTATCCCCCAAGTGAGGATGTCATTAATAAATTAGCTGTTCACTTAAATTTAAATGAAGACGAGCTAAGGCATCTTGCTGGTCGAATTACGCCTGATGACACAAAAATTTTCGAGGAACTTGTCAAAAAGTACAAGCAAGTGCCTACTTTGCTTCGCCGGATGCGAGATGAGCCTGAATTTGCCAAAAAATTATTGCGGGAAACAACAGAATCAGAAACTTAGGAGAAATAAAATTGAAAGTCATCAAGCCATGCTGCTACATATCTAGGGCCGAAATTGAAAGTAAAGCAGTTAATGTTCTCACGCGTGTACAAGCAAAGCTTACACGCTCTCTTAAGTGGCCTATAGATGCTGGTTTTATTGCGGAACATCTCGGATTAGATATGGATTGCGGCTACATACCGCCTGATGAACAAGGAGCAATCGCCGCAATGATTATGCCTACAGAAAGTAGGATTGTGATCAATGAAAATAGCCTGAAACTGGCTAAAGGTTTTGAAGCATCTTCCATCGCTCACGAAATAGGACACTGGGAACTTCATATCAATCAGAATGCAGTTGCTCAGGTTAAAAAGCTACAAAATCGTGGTTTGGAGACAAGCATAGAGCCATTTTTGTGTCGTAGTCTTAGTAGTAAGCAGGGAATTGAGTGGCAAGCTCAATATTTTTCTGGTTGCTTACTAATGCCTCAGTTTAAATTACAAGAAGAATGTAGAGGGAGGAATTTAACTAATTGGAAACACCTGTATGCTATGAAGGATGAATTTGGAGTAACAATTTCTAACCTGACAACTCGCTTACAATCTCTTGGCATGATATATATACCCGAAAATTCTAAGCAAATTTATCCTGGTGATGTAGCACCAGGTTTGCAGAAATAAATTTTAACTTACTATTTTTTTTTGTTTTAAGCGATTGCCCCACAGTTGCAGTATTGAAACAGTTATGGAAGAATAAAAGACACTCTTTAGAGCAATTAAATATGACAGAAAAGGTAGAATCACTTCAAAAAGCTGTAAAAGAAACAATTTATTTAGGAAGTATTCCATTAGATGTATATCTAATGCCTGATGGAACCTACAAACTTTACGCCGAATCAGTTACAGGAGTTTTAAATCAAAAGGGAATAGACTTGATCCGTTTTATGAATGGAAGATCGCGACAAGCTTTACCATTCAAAGGTTACAACTTGATCCATGCTGAAACAATTGAAGTAGAGGGAGAAGGTGGCTGGATTAAACCAATTCCAGTTAATCTGGCTACAGCTTTTTGGCTATACAAAGCAATTCAAGGCGATGAAAAAGCTCAATTACTTGCTCAAGCTTGTATGGCTGAGACAATTGAAAGACGTGCAGATATAGCATTTAAGTTTAAACGCACCGAGGAAGAGTATAACCAAAAATTCGGTGAAAGATTAGAGAAGGCACTAACTTACAACAGGCAAGAAATGAATAATAGGAGGCTCCCAGGAGATGACTTTTACCTACCGACTGGGATTAACTAACTCAAGCTAAAACCTAACCCTGATTCTGTACTCCTGGCAAGCTGATCAAATTACAATATCTTCTTCAATACGTTTATTGATTTCAGAAATATAATAATTATTCAAGCTACTTGTTTGGTTTAGCCATTGCTTAGACTACACTAATTTTCACAATAATTTATGCTACTTCAAATCAATTAGGGCGAATAAGTGTAATGATGTTGATTCTTTCACTTGAAAGATTATTCAGGTCATTTTCCAATCCTTTCGGATTTCCTATCCTTCCTTCTGGATCATATACAAAACATATAAGATTTTTACAGTCTGGATGGCTTTGATAACGGACAATATCAATCAAAAGGTGACTGCCAACTTCTTTTTCTCCCAAACCATTTCGAGTCTTTTTTAGTTCTACAACTATCTTTTCTTGTGGCAGCAAGAAATCAACTCTCGAAGAACCTCCAGCATAGCTCGGTGTCCACTCTTCTGCGCGAACATCCTCAAAGAAAAGTCTTAGTAAGGCATGAAATAAATCTTGTACATCATATTCATCCTCAATTGCTAAAGTAGCTCTATTACTATGTCTTTGTCTCAGTTGACGAGCCACCACATGAAAAGAATTACAAATTTTAACTATGTTCTCAATTCCGCTGACTGTAATAGGTTTTTCTCGGAAAATATTTTCCTTAATTTGTATTTTTCTGATTAATTTTTTTGAGATATTTACAAATTCCAAAACAGAAGAGTTTTTTGTCAAAATGTGAACAATGCTTGCCTGAACTTGAATGTGTGGCGGAACTTCAAGTCCTATTTGAAAATCAGTTAAACTTCCAACAAAACTTTTGGGTTGTTTGTAATTAATAAATTTTGAATTGGATATACCCCATTCAATTTTTTCAAGTTTTTCTAACTCTTTAACTTCATTGGTAAACTTTTCATGTGTCTTAATTAATGACAGTTCAACACATAAATCATCATATATCTCTGTAGCTTGTTTCGCTTTATCAAATATTTCCTCTCGTATTTGATATATGTCAAGCTTGCAACACTCCTCTACGATCTTTTCTACCTCGGAGGAAGATATTCTAATCCAACCACTGGGTATTCCAAATATTCTGGCGTGCTGTGGATCGAAAAGAGCATCAGAAGGTGGCTTTTGAAGATTGGAAAAGTACAAATCAGCATATGATTTTAGCCAGTAACCGCTCCAAGAAACCTCAAATTTTTCTATAAATTCCAAGGCATTATTAAGAACATTTTCTAACTCTTTGCTGCGTTCAGTTATAGAATTTTCAAAATCTACAATTCTTTGATTCAAATCAACCAGAATATCATTAAAAGTATTCATGCTCATAAAAAAGCGACTTGATTTAAGTTGAAGGATACAATGCGATCGCTATTTCAACACATCTGCACTTAGAGC
Encoded proteins:
- a CDS encoding helix-turn-helix transcriptional regulator — its product is MSPTFGKIIRQARKGKELSQRELAKLVGVDYTYLSKLENDHAGYPPSEDVINKLAVHLNLNEDELRHLAGRITPDDTKIFEELVKKYKQVPTLLRRMRDEPEFAKKLLRETTESET
- a CDS encoding ImmA/IrrE family metallo-endopeptidase — translated: MKVIKPCCYISRAEIESKAVNVLTRVQAKLTRSLKWPIDAGFIAEHLGLDMDCGYIPPDEQGAIAAMIMPTESRIVINENSLKLAKGFEASSIAHEIGHWELHINQNAVAQVKKLQNRGLETSIEPFLCRSLSSKQGIEWQAQYFSGCLLMPQFKLQEECRGRNLTNWKHLYAMKDEFGVTISNLTTRLQSLGMIYIPENSKQIYPGDVAPGLQK